The following proteins come from a genomic window of Salvia hispanica cultivar TCC Black 2014 chromosome 4, UniMelb_Shisp_WGS_1.0, whole genome shotgun sequence:
- the LOC125219347 gene encoding dolichol-phosphate mannose synthase subunit 3-like, translating to MKHIVKIMALLVALSAVWISLLQTSVLPKSYTWLLPLYFIVSLGCYGLLMVGIGLMQFRTCPHEAILLQQDVVEAKEFLKAKGVDVGVN from the exons ATGAAGCACATTGTAAAGATTATGGCGTTGCTGGTAGCTCTGTCAGCTGTCTGGATTAGTTTGTTACAAACATCAGTCCTTCCAAAGAGCTATACTTGGTTG CTGCCACTATACTTCATTGTATCACTTGGATGTTACGGTCTCTTGATGGTCGGAATTGGTCTAATGCAATTTCGAACTTGCCCACACGAGGCTATCCTATTACAACAG GATGTTGTTGAAGCCAAGGAATTCCTAAAGGCGAAAGGGGTGGATGTTGGCGTGAATTGA
- the LOC125220678 gene encoding formin-like protein 13, translated as MGNSQTEATLDVVGLEKALAKMENFLLEFRASRASPVVIFPTFDGCEALAWLVRANQYFLINKTPLDRRVDVAINAISGPVIPWLNLLLMRCSSLSWDKFTKELLRRFGDAPIAAVHVAKNQAKVPSTSNDNTTAMVPSIHTLTTPLPSSSLPTSTKQENSLHASPPNSAKPADLHATTKSAVVSSSFSLAAMASTNPLDELPFAALPPPPPPPPPPPPPPPLPQPHLQDVRLRVVPPSVVELTSLLHSSPPPQPHPQFATTHKLLFPSMLLPLPYPHPQCAVPLKTQKCNEQKLGLTTQIWKPILPKLYAEPKSSGPGLLAGGEWIRSW; from the coding sequence ATGGGCAATTCTCAGACAGAAGCCACACTTGATGTGGTTGGATTGGAGAAGGCTTTAGCAAAAATGGAGAATTTCTTGTTGGAGTTTCGAGCTTCTCGTGCTTCACCAGTGGTGATCTTTCCGACATTTGATGGATGTGAGGCTCTCGCGTGGCTCGTGCGGGCAAACCAATATTTCCTCATCAACAAAACCCCATTGGATAGACGTGTCGACGTAGCCATCAACGCCATATCCGGTCCAGTAATTCCATGGCTAAATTTGCTCCTTATGCGTTGTTCTTCGTTGTCATGGGACAAATTCACGAAAGAGTTGTTGCGGCGTTTTGGAGATGCTCCTATTGCTGCTGTCCATGTGGCCAAAAACCAGGCAAAAGTACCATCCACATCCAATGATAATACCACAGCTATGGTACCCTCCATACACACCCTGACAACACCATTGCCATCCTCTAGCCTGCCTACATCTACCAAGCAGGAGAATAGTCTACACGCCAGCCCACCCAACAGTGCCAAACCTGCTGACTTACACGCAACAACAAAGTCAGCTGTTGTTTCCAGCTCGTTTTCCTTAGCAGCTATGGCGTCAACAAATCCACTTGATGAGTTGCCATTCGCTGCACTgccgccgccaccaccaccaccaccaccaccaccaccaccaccaccactacCCCAACCTCATCTTCAGGACGTTCGGTTACGTGTGGTTCCACCTTCTGTTGTTGAGCTAACTTCTCTGCTGCACTCCAGCCCTCCACCACAGCCACATCCACAGTTTGCGACAACTCATAAGTTGTTGTTCCCCTCTATGCTGCTGCCCCTGCCATATCCACATCCACAGTGTGCAGTACCACTGAAAACCCAAAAGTGCAATGAGCAAAAACTTGGGCTGACAACACAAATCTGGAAGCCAATATTGCCCAAGTTGTACGCAGAGCCGAAAAGTAGTGGGCCTGGGCTGTTGGCTGGAGGAGAGTGGATACGATCGTGGTAG
- the LOC125218845 gene encoding DNA-directed RNA polymerases II, IV and V subunit 10 yields the protein MIIPVRCFTCGKVIGNKWDMYLDLLQADYSEGDALDSLLLVRYCCRRMLMTHVDLIEKLLNYNTLEKSEGS from the exons ATGATTATTCCTGTGCGTTGCTTCACTTGTGGGAAG GTTATCGGAAACAAATGGGACATGTACCTCGATTTGCTTCAGGCTGACTACAGTGAGGg AGATGCCCTTGATTCCTTGCTGTTGGTTCGCTACTGCTGCAGAAGAATGTTGATGACCCACGTCGATTTGATTGAGAAGCTCCTGAACTATAACA CCCTAGAGAAATCCGAAGGCAGTTGA